ATGATACCTGTTATCCTCGGGCCAACGGCCGTAGGAAAGACAGCCCTCCTACTGAAGTTAGCCATGAGACTTCCCATAGAGGTCGTATCGGTTGACTCAAGACAGATCTACCGCCACATGGACGTGGGAACGGCCAAACCTACGAAAAGCGAACGGGAAAGTCTCAGACACTGGCTGATAGATATAAGGGACCCGGATGAGGATTTCGACGTAAAGACATTTAGAGAACTGGCGCTGGAGGCGATCGAAGATATCACATCCAGGGGGAAAATACCGGTCTTGGCCGGTGGTACCGGTCTGTACGCCGAGGTTCTTATGAAAGGACTGGCCAACGTTCCCGGACGTAACGAGAGCGTTCGCGAGGCCCTTGCCGAACTCGAAAGGGCCAGCCCCGGCTCATTGCGTAAGATACTGAAGGCTATCGACAGCAAGGCCTACGGGCGCCTTCACGAGAACGATTTGAAGAGATCTATAAGGTATCTCGAGGCCTTTTTCCTGACAGGAAGGGCACTGAGCGAAGTGCAGAACGAGAAAGTAATTTCAGACAGGTTCAAAGTGATCGTCCTGAACCGATCCCGGAGTGAGCTACATCGGAGAATCGAATCGCGAGTCGAAGAGATGTACAGGCAGGGTCTGATGGAAGAGACGCGGGAACTTTTAGCCATGGGTTACACTGCAAATATCAATGCGTTGAAGACAATAGGCTACGCCGAAATGGTACAATGTATTAGGGGTTTGATTTCTTCACAAGAAGCTCTGGAGAAGATAAAATGTAATACAAGGAGATACGCGCGGCGTCAGATAATCTGGTTCAGAAGGTATTCGGGTCTTGAAATCGATCTTTCGAATCTTACTGAGTCCTGTGCTGTATCGACACTTGAAAGAACAATTCTCTTAGTTTGGGGGGGTAATTATGGCTGAAAAGTTCAATCTGCAGGACCGTTTTTTAAACCTGCTGAGGGTCAACAAGGTTGAAGTGAAGATGTATTTGGAAGGTGGTTTTCAAACTAAAGGTATGGTCAAGTCCTTCGATAATTTCACGGTCCTTCTCGAAGATGGGCAGGAGCAGACGCTTGTTTACAAGCACGCCATAAAGATGATGGTTCCTCAGAAATACGTGAGACTGACCAATACGACCGGCAAGAAGGAGGATTGAAAAAAGCATAGACGCACTGCTTATAGCTGTTTTTTCTCCAGGTGAACAGGAAATCAGGTCGGAAATCGTCGGCGAGCTCAATGAACTAGCGCGGACGGCCAACTACAATATTGTCGAAACGGTGATACAGAATCTCGATTATCCCGACCCCAGGCATTATCTCGGCAAAGGAAAGGTCGATTTTGCCAAGAGAATGTTGGAATCTTGTGGTGCCAAAACCGTTATCACCCGTCACGAACTCTCTCCTTCTCAAGCTTTCAACCTCGAGAAGCATCTAGGCGCTAAAGTAATAGACAGAACCCAGTTGATCCTGAAGATATTCGCGGACCATGCCACAACTAAAGAGGGGAAACTCGAGGTCGAACTCGCCAGTCTTAAGTATCAGTTGCCGAGACTGAAGGGTTACGGTAAAATACTATCGCAGACTGGTGGAGGAATCGGTACCAGAGGACCGGGTGAGAAGAAACTCGAAATCGACAGGCGGCTAGCCCAGGACAGGATAACACGTCTTAAACGTGAGCTCGAGGAATTGAAACGACAGCGAGAAGTCTCCCGAAAAAGACGGGTCGATTCCACCAGTCCCCTTGTTTCCTTCGTGGGTTACACCAACGTGGGAAAGTCTTCCCTAGTCTCTCTCCTGAGCGGGGAGAATCTGCTGATTCAGGACAAGCTCTTCGCCACTCTCGACACTAGAGTCAGGAGAGTAAGATTGACTTCGGGTTTGCAGATACTCGTTTCCGATACGGTGGGTTTCATACGAGAACTTCCGCACGAATTGATGGAGAGTTTCAGGGCAACCCTCGACGAAGTCAGGTTTTCAGATCTGCTAGTGATTGTCTCAGACGCTTCTGACACGGCCGTCAGGGAAAAGCTCGCGGTCGTCGGAAAGACGCTCGAAGAGATCGGCAGTGGAGAGATAGAGAGTATCCATGTGCTCAACAAGATAGACAGATGCACGGCCGAAAGATTGATGGAGCTGCGATGCATCTTCCCAGAGTCAGTTATGGTCAGCGCACTCAAAGGAGAGAATATCGACGAACTCGTCGTGGCCATTCAAAGGGCTCTCGGCGTGGAGAAAAAGATATGGACTCTCAGATTGAAACCAGATGGTTTGGTTTGCTTCATGAAATTCAGAGATTCTCTCGAAATTATATCGCAGGAGTACAGAGAAGATGTGATTGAGATACAGTACTTATCCTCCGATGAGATACATGAAAGGATGATTTCTTCTATTTGTGAGGAGGGAAAATGCTTATGATGAAAAAACTGTTGGCGGTTCTGATAGTTACTCTGGTGGCCGGTCTATCGCTCTCGGCGATCTTGCCCTTTCCTCTCAAAAGAACTCCCGAGATTACCGGATACTTTGGAGAGTTCAGGGGCAATTCGAGAAACATCAATTATCCGGAACACTTCCACATGGGCCTGGATTACTCTACAGGAAGTATAGTCGGCCTCGATCTAGTATCTCCGGACGATTCTTATGTAAACGTTATCTACATCAATCACCCGATATACGGAATGGGCATCGCGATTACCCTGCCGAACGTGACGAACGTTCTCACCAACGAAAAGGGTATAAACGTTATTTACGCCCACCTCAACGAGATCGGAGACACCTCTTCACTGACGGGAAGAAAGTTGAACGATTTATACCACCAGCTCTCTTCTGAATTCGGCGACCAGTACGTAGAGGTGGTTTTCGATCCGAGAGAACTGCCCTTCAAGCGCAACGAAGTGGTGGCCAAATCCGGCAACAGTGGAAATGTTGCTCCGCACCTCCATATTGAAGTCAGGGACAGCACGATGAAGACCATTATCAATCCCGGGCTCTATTTCGATACGGGTCAGCCGTCCTCTGCGATCGAGATACTCGATTTGAGAGTCGGTGGAAAGATATATAGTTTCTCTTCGGGTAAACCGACCGTTGAAATGACCGCATTGACCCCGATAGATCTCCACACCAAAGTGCAACTCAGACATCCTGTCAGCCCCAGAAGTATAGAGCTCTACGTCGAAAACAGTTTGATCTATCAGATAGATTTTATGTTTTTTGACGAGGATGAGGCCACTAGAGTCTATGAAATCTACTCCTCACCCTCGAACGAATCGGATTATTGGTTCAACCTCAACTCCAAAAAATCGTTGAGCGTACTACCCGTGAACATCTGGGACGATATCGACTGGAGCAACCCCAGGGATGCGAAAATCGTGGTACGCGATCACTGGGGGAATGAGGCTTCAAAAGAGTTCAGGATAGTCATGAGGAGGTAGTTGAAATGTTTTTCAAAAAGAAAGAGAGAGATGTTTCGAAAAATCCTTTCTATGACAGCGGCAACACGGTTGTGGTGCATTTTCAGTGCGGGAAATGCGGAGAGAAATTCAGGAGTCATTTACGAAAATACTATGACATAAGTGTGAATTACGGAAAGGGAAAAGGCGCTTACAGACTGGACAAAGAGTTCATTGGGGGCAATTGTCAGAATAAGATCCAGATTTACGCCGACTTTAACAGAGCCTTCAAGCCGCTCTCCTTTGATATAATTGGTGGTAAATTCCTTTCTAAAGAAGAGTACGAAGAATAGATTCAGCTATAAGGAGGCAATTAGATGAAAACTTGGTTGTTCACCAGTGAAAGCGTCACGGAAGGCCATCCCGATAAAATGGCAGATCAGATATCCGATGCGATACTCGACGCGATGCTGACGCAGGACGAGAATTCCAGGGTGGCTGTGGAAACGCTTCTGGCGACGGGAGTAGCAGTGGTAGCTGGGGAAGTCAGCACCAAAGCATATGTAGATATTCCAAGGGTAGTAAGGGATACGATTCTTGAAATCGGCTACAACAGGGCGAAGTTCGGTTTCGACGGTGAGACGTGCGCCGTTCTTACAAGTATAGACGAGCAGTCGCCAGATATCGCTCTGGGAGTCAATAAATCACTCGAAGCCAAAAAGGACGATTCAGATAGATACAATACCATAGGAGCCGGTGATCAGGGTATGATGTTCGGCTACGCGACGAATGAAACTCCAGAGATGATGCCTCTTCCAATCGTGCTTGCCCACAGGCTTGCCCTCAGGCTGGCTCATGTGAGAAAAGAGGGAATAGTGAAGGGCTTCAGACCCGACGGAAAGACACAAGTGACCGTGAAGTACTCCGACGGTCGGCCGGTAGGAGTAACCGCCGTTGTCGTCTCTACCCAGCACGATCCCGACCTGACCAGAGAAGAGATCGAGAGTCTGGTAGTGGAGAATGTTATTTCACCCGTGATAGACGACGAGTTACTTCTGGAAGGGGTAGAGATCTTCGTCAATCCAACCGGTCGCTTTGTCAGGGGTGGCCCAGCGG
This portion of the Mesotoga infera genome encodes:
- the metK gene encoding methionine adenosyltransferase, whose amino-acid sequence is MKTWLFTSESVTEGHPDKMADQISDAILDAMLTQDENSRVAVETLLATGVAVVAGEVSTKAYVDIPRVVRDTILEIGYNRAKFGFDGETCAVLTSIDEQSPDIALGVNKSLEAKKDDSDRYNTIGAGDQGMMFGYATNETPEMMPLPIVLAHRLALRLAHVRKEGIVKGFRPDGKTQVTVKYSDGRPVGVTAVVVSTQHDPDLTREEIESLVVENVISPVIDDELLLEGVEIFVNPTGRFVRGGPAADTGLTGRKIIVDTYGGWIPHGGGAFSGKDPTKVDRSAHYMARYAAKNIVAAGLAEKITLQLAYAIGVARPVSFMIDTYGTEKVDLEKLRKAVLKTFDFRPGAIIDKLDLRRPIYRQTAAYGHFGRMDIDLPWEKVDMVEQLKKALD
- the hfq gene encoding RNA chaperone Hfq, encoding MAEKFNLQDRFLNLLRVNKVEVKMYLEGGFQTKGMVKSFDNFTVLLEDGQEQTLVYKHAIKMMVPQKYVRLTNTTGKKED
- a CDS encoding M23 family metallopeptidase translates to MMKKLLAVLIVTLVAGLSLSAILPFPLKRTPEITGYFGEFRGNSRNINYPEHFHMGLDYSTGSIVGLDLVSPDDSYVNVIYINHPIYGMGIAITLPNVTNVLTNEKGINVIYAHLNEIGDTSSLTGRKLNDLYHQLSSEFGDQYVEVVFDPRELPFKRNEVVAKSGNSGNVAPHLHIEVRDSTMKTIINPGLYFDTGQPSSAIEILDLRVGGKIYSFSSGKPTVEMTALTPIDLHTKVQLRHPVSPRSIELYVENSLIYQIDFMFFDEDEATRVYEIYSSPSNESDYWFNLNSKKSLSVLPVNIWDDIDWSNPRDAKIVVRDHWGNEASKEFRIVMRR
- the miaA gene encoding tRNA (adenosine(37)-N6)-dimethylallyltransferase MiaA, with translation MIPVILGPTAVGKTALLLKLAMRLPIEVVSVDSRQIYRHMDVGTAKPTKSERESLRHWLIDIRDPDEDFDVKTFRELALEAIEDITSRGKIPVLAGGTGLYAEVLMKGLANVPGRNESVREALAELERASPGSLRKILKAIDSKAYGRLHENDLKRSIRYLEAFFLTGRALSEVQNEKVISDRFKVIVLNRSRSELHRRIESRVEEMYRQGLMEETRELLAMGYTANINALKTIGYAEMVQCIRGLISSQEALEKIKCNTRRYARRQIIWFRRYSGLEIDLSNLTESCAVSTLERTILLVWGGNYG
- the hflX gene encoding GTPase HflX is translated as MVGELNELARTANYNIVETVIQNLDYPDPRHYLGKGKVDFAKRMLESCGAKTVITRHELSPSQAFNLEKHLGAKVIDRTQLILKIFADHATTKEGKLEVELASLKYQLPRLKGYGKILSQTGGGIGTRGPGEKKLEIDRRLAQDRITRLKRELEELKRQREVSRKRRVDSTSPLVSFVGYTNVGKSSLVSLLSGENLLIQDKLFATLDTRVRRVRLTSGLQILVSDTVGFIRELPHELMESFRATLDEVRFSDLLVIVSDASDTAVREKLAVVGKTLEEIGSGEIESIHVLNKIDRCTAERLMELRCIFPESVMVSALKGENIDELVVAIQRALGVEKKIWTLRLKPDGLVCFMKFRDSLEIISQEYREDVIEIQYLSSDEIHERMISSICEEGKCL